A window of the Leucothrix mucor DSM 2157 genome harbors these coding sequences:
- the trpD gene encoding anthranilate phosphoribosyltransferase, which yields MNIQQAIAQVIEQKDLSSEEMTQVMQEIMTGKATDAQIGGFLVALRLKSESVDEITAAAQVMRDLATPVDIQADNLVDIVGTGGDGSSTFNISTASCFVVAAAGGHVAKHGNRSVSSKSGAADVLEAAGVNLGISPEQVKACVEELGVGFMFAPMHHSAMKHAIGPRKEMAVRTIFNILGPLTNPAGAPNQLLGVFTPKLVRPMAEVLKQLGSNHVLVVSAEDGLDEISIACPTHVAELKDGEVREYTITPEDFGFSRQPLDSIKVENAEQSLTMLRGVLSNEAGAARDIVAMNAGAAIYAAGLSDTLEAGITRAQEVIASGAALEKLTALSEKTNS from the coding sequence ATGAATATTCAACAAGCTATTGCCCAAGTAATTGAGCAAAAAGATCTATCTTCTGAAGAAATGACACAGGTCATGCAGGAAATCATGACGGGCAAAGCAACCGATGCTCAGATTGGTGGTTTTCTGGTGGCATTACGCCTAAAAAGCGAAAGTGTGGATGAGATCACTGCCGCCGCTCAGGTGATGCGTGATCTGGCAACGCCGGTTGATATTCAAGCCGATAATCTGGTTGATATTGTTGGTACCGGTGGCGATGGCAGCAGCACCTTTAATATCTCTACCGCGAGCTGCTTTGTGGTTGCTGCAGCGGGTGGCCATGTGGCCAAGCACGGTAATCGCTCGGTTTCCAGTAAGTCTGGCGCGGCCGATGTCTTGGAAGCGGCAGGGGTTAATTTGGGTATTTCACCAGAGCAAGTCAAAGCCTGTGTGGAAGAGCTAGGTGTTGGCTTTATGTTTGCCCCAATGCACCACAGCGCGATGAAACATGCGATTGGCCCACGTAAAGAAATGGCTGTGCGCACGATCTTTAATATTCTTGGCCCGCTGACTAATCCGGCTGGCGCGCCAAACCAGTTACTGGGCGTATTTACCCCAAAACTGGTACGACCGATGGCGGAAGTACTGAAGCAGCTCGGCAGTAACCATGTATTAGTGGTTAGCGCCGAAGATGGCTTGGATGAAATCAGCATTGCTTGCCCAACCCATGTGGCTGAGCTAAAAGATGGCGAAGTTCGCGAATACACCATTACCCCAGAAGACTTTGGCTTTAGCCGCCAACCTTTGGATAGCATTAAAGTAGAAAATGCCGAGCAAAGCCTGACAATGTTACGTGGCGTGCTAAGCAATGAAGCCGGTGCTGCCCGCGATATCGTTGCAATGAATGCCGGTGCTGCAATTTATGCCGCAGGCCTAAGCGATACCCTAGAAGCTGGAATTACACGCGCACAGGAAGTGATTGCTTCTGGCGCAGCCCTTGAGAAATTAACCGCATTGAGCGAGAAGACCAACTCATGA
- a CDS encoding glutathione S-transferase family protein — MLTLYQFNSCPFCWKVRSLLNYAKQPYEIVEVTPMGMKELDFTDHKKVPVLKDGDQVIVESAAIVEHINANYAHAPQQADSKVWTDWIDDTLVHYLTPLIHPNFMTSWRNFGKIIDAEQYPWYKAIIVRLGGSVVMPKVAKRLQLKHEINDPKAEFLSAIDHWVTEGLQGKSFFGGESADFVDCSVFGVLRSGDQLGIIAMAKAHNSEFAAWYDRCYPIMSGQG, encoded by the coding sequence ATGCTAACTCTCTATCAATTTAACTCCTGCCCTTTCTGCTGGAAAGTGCGCTCCCTGCTCAACTATGCCAAACAGCCTTACGAGATTGTTGAAGTCACCCCGATGGGCATGAAAGAGCTTGATTTTACCGACCACAAAAAAGTGCCGGTGTTAAAAGATGGCGATCAGGTGATTGTGGAATCTGCCGCGATTGTTGAGCATATCAATGCCAACTACGCGCATGCCCCACAGCAAGCTGATAGCAAAGTGTGGACTGATTGGATTGACGATACTTTAGTGCATTATCTGACACCACTAATCCACCCGAACTTTATGACCTCATGGCGTAATTTCGGCAAGATTATCGATGCCGAACAATACCCGTGGTACAAAGCGATCATTGTGCGCTTAGGCGGTTCGGTGGTAATGCCAAAAGTGGCAAAACGCCTGCAACTAAAGCACGAAATTAATGATCCAAAGGCAGAGTTTTTAAGTGCAATTGACCATTGGGTGACTGAAGGCCTGCAAGGCAAGTCATTCTTCGGTGGTGAGTCGGCTGATTTTGTAGACTGCAGCGTGTTTGGTGTTTTACGCTCCGGTGATCAGCTTGGCATTATTGCGATGGCAAAAGCTCATAACTCTGAATTTGCAGCTTGGTATGATCGCTGCTATCCCATTATGTCTGGACAAGGATAA
- the rlmB gene encoding 23S rRNA (guanosine(2251)-2'-O)-methyltransferase RlmB, producing MKTFLSGVHPIQSALENDAENVTQLWVAENKRNPRIDKLVEKAKALGLVVTSATPSALDRMTGSRKHQGIAAEYEAQEAASENDLFDMITNTEGPLLLLVLDGVTDPHNLGACLRTAEGAGVHAVIAPRDKSASLTPTARKVASGAAETLPFVQVTNLSRTLQMLKDAGVWITGTSDKATQTLYDIDFKGSSAIVMGAEGAGVRRLTEEACDFLISIPMAGSVSSLNVSVATGVVLYEAVRQRQL from the coding sequence ATGAAAACTTTTTTAAGCGGCGTTCACCCGATCCAGAGCGCACTAGAAAATGATGCCGAGAATGTGACACAGCTGTGGGTTGCGGAAAACAAACGCAACCCGCGTATTGATAAGCTGGTCGAAAAGGCCAAAGCACTGGGGTTAGTTGTGACTAGCGCAACGCCCTCAGCACTGGACCGCATGACCGGTAGCCGCAAGCATCAAGGCATTGCCGCCGAATACGAAGCGCAGGAAGCGGCCTCGGAGAATGATCTGTTCGATATGATCACCAATACCGAAGGCCCATTGCTGTTGCTAGTGCTGGATGGCGTCACCGACCCTCACAATCTGGGCGCGTGTTTACGTACTGCAGAAGGTGCTGGTGTGCATGCCGTTATCGCACCGCGTGACAAGTCAGCCAGCCTCACCCCAACCGCTCGCAAAGTGGCTTCGGGCGCGGCTGAAACATTGCCATTCGTTCAGGTCACTAATCTCTCGCGCACCTTGCAGATGTTAAAAGATGCTGGCGTGTGGATTACCGGTACCAGCGACAAAGCCACCCAAACCCTTTATGACATTGATTTTAAAGGCTCATCGGCCATTGTGATGGGCGCGGAAGGGGCTGGTGTACGCCGCCTGACCGAGGAAGCTTGCGATTTTCTGATTTCGATTCCAATGGCTGGCTCAGTCTCCAGCTTAAATGTCTCCGTCGCTACCGGTGTGGTACTATACGAGGCGGTGCGCCAGCGTCAGCTCTGA
- the rnr gene encoding ribonuclease R: protein MKYKDPHKAREAQKYERPIASRELILSVLADSNAPLGFAELIDHLELTESDDKDALKYRLRAMERDGQILFNRRKQYLPVSKADLIAGRVSGHPDGFGFLIPDDGSDDLFLHGKQMRKLMHGDRALCSVTGTDKKGRREGAVIEVLERNTEQVVGRYFVRGGIGFVEPDNKRIAADVLIPPEFNGKAKHGQIVSAALVEQPSTRQLAIGKVVEILGEHMAPGMEIDIALRSHDLPHEWNDDILAETARLGTEAAEEDKVGRVDYRQMPLVTIDGEDSRDFDDAVYCERKGNNWKLVVAIADVSHYVPVGSALDQEAWNRGTSVYFPAQVIPMLPEEISNGLCSLNPHVDRLCMVCEAIIDDEGEILSYEFKEGVMHSAARLTYTKVAAMLVDKDPTLCEEYAELLPHLKDLYSLYKALRHARDERGSIDFETTETKIEFGADRKIQSIKPTTRNDAHKVIEECMIAANVCAARYLKKHKMPALHRVHPEPDMESLEKLREFLNGVGLSLGGGLKPEPIDYARLLASVQQRADTDLIQTVLLRSLSRAMYTPVNPEKPEAARHFGLAQKDYAHFTSPIRRYPDLLVHRAIRHLIQGNKADTYTYSPADMKELGEHCSMAERRADDATRDVLAWLKAEYMLDKVGEVFKGYITAVTGFGLFVELTDIYVEGLVHVTSLKSDYYRFDPALHRLTGESSGRSFRLGDQITVQVARVDLDDRKIDFMLPGAAGVSADDGERKPKKPKNAKAKTAGKADKKAPKRKKRKS from the coding sequence TTGAAATACAAAGACCCACACAAAGCCCGAGAAGCACAAAAATACGAGCGACCTATCGCCAGCCGTGAACTGATTCTGAGCGTTTTAGCAGACAGTAACGCACCTCTTGGTTTTGCTGAACTCATCGACCATCTGGAGCTCACTGAGTCCGATGATAAGGATGCGTTAAAATACCGCCTGCGCGCTATGGAGCGTGACGGCCAGATTTTGTTTAATCGTCGCAAGCAATACTTACCAGTCAGCAAAGCTGATCTGATTGCCGGACGTGTATCAGGCCACCCGGACGGCTTCGGCTTTTTAATCCCGGATGATGGCAGTGATGATTTATTCCTGCATGGCAAGCAAATGCGCAAGCTCATGCATGGAGACCGGGCGCTGTGTAGCGTCACCGGTACCGATAAAAAAGGACGCCGCGAAGGCGCAGTCATCGAAGTACTCGAGCGTAATACCGAACAAGTTGTCGGGCGCTATTTTGTACGCGGTGGCATTGGCTTTGTTGAACCAGATAACAAGCGCATCGCCGCTGATGTGCTTATCCCACCTGAGTTCAACGGTAAAGCCAAGCATGGCCAAATCGTCAGTGCAGCACTGGTTGAGCAGCCAAGTACCCGCCAATTGGCGATTGGTAAAGTGGTTGAGATTCTGGGTGAGCACATGGCGCCAGGCATGGAAATTGACATCGCACTGCGCTCTCATGACCTACCACACGAGTGGAATGACGACATTCTGGCAGAGACTGCCCGCCTCGGTACTGAAGCTGCCGAAGAAGATAAAGTCGGCCGTGTTGATTACCGCCAAATGCCTTTAGTCACCATCGACGGTGAAGACTCCCGCGACTTTGATGACGCGGTATATTGCGAACGCAAAGGTAATAACTGGAAACTGGTTGTTGCGATTGCAGATGTCTCGCATTACGTACCCGTTGGCAGCGCATTGGACCAAGAAGCCTGGAATCGCGGAACCTCGGTTTACTTCCCTGCTCAAGTCATTCCAATGCTGCCGGAAGAAATTTCTAATGGCCTGTGTTCGCTAAACCCTCACGTAGATCGTTTGTGTATGGTTTGTGAAGCCATCATTGATGATGAAGGCGAGATCTTAAGCTACGAGTTTAAAGAAGGGGTAATGCACTCTGCTGCGCGCCTGACTTATACTAAAGTGGCCGCTATGCTGGTGGATAAAGATCCGACGCTTTGCGAAGAGTATGCGGAACTACTGCCACATCTAAAAGACTTGTACTCTTTGTACAAAGCTTTACGCCATGCACGTGATGAGCGCGGTTCGATAGACTTTGAAACCACTGAAACCAAAATTGAGTTCGGTGCGGATCGTAAGATTCAGTCAATCAAACCAACGACGCGTAACGATGCGCATAAGGTCATTGAAGAGTGCATGATTGCAGCCAATGTCTGTGCCGCTCGCTATCTGAAAAAGCACAAAATGCCAGCACTGCACCGGGTACATCCCGAGCCAGACATGGAAAGCTTAGAGAAGCTGCGTGAGTTCTTAAACGGCGTCGGCTTAAGTTTAGGCGGCGGTTTAAAGCCAGAGCCAATCGACTATGCAAGATTGCTGGCCAGCGTACAGCAACGTGCTGATACCGATCTGATTCAGACGGTACTGCTGCGCAGCTTGTCACGCGCTATGTACACGCCTGTCAATCCTGAGAAGCCAGAAGCGGCAAGACACTTCGGCTTGGCTCAAAAGGATTACGCGCACTTTACCTCTCCAATTCGTCGCTACCCTGACTTACTGGTACACCGTGCGATTCGTCATTTGATTCAGGGCAATAAGGCAGATACTTACACCTACTCTCCTGCAGATATGAAAGAGCTGGGCGAGCATTGCTCCATGGCCGAGCGCCGTGCTGATGATGCAACCCGCGACGTACTGGCGTGGCTAAAAGCAGAATACATGCTAGATAAAGTCGGCGAAGTGTTCAAAGGCTACATCACAGCAGTGACTGGTTTTGGTTTGTTTGTAGAGCTGACAGATATCTATGTAGAAGGTCTGGTCCACGTAACGTCACTGAAAAGTGATTACTACCGTTTTGACCCAGCACTACATCGTTTAACCGGTGAAAGCTCAGGCCGTAGTTTCCGCTTAGGCGATCAGATTACTGTGCAAGTTGCGCGTGTGGATCTGGATGATCGTAAGATTGACTTTATGTTGCCGGGTGCGGCTGGCGTCTCTGCTGATGATGGCGAGCGTAAGCCAAAGAAACCGAAAAATGCCAAAGCCAAAACTGCTGGTAAAGCGGATAAAAAGGCTCCAAAACGTAAGAAACGCAAATCATGA
- a CDS encoding HlyU family transcriptional regulator has protein sequence MSFLSSLKSMFAGSGESASASKAMPSEEYEGFEIIPAPMKEGGQYRLNGVIRKGEREHQMIRADVFTSADTCAAEMVRKSKVLIDQMGDRLFN, from the coding sequence ATGAGCTTTCTATCCTCACTTAAATCCATGTTTGCCGGCTCTGGCGAATCAGCTTCTGCCTCTAAAGCCATGCCTTCAGAAGAATACGAAGGTTTCGAAATCATTCCAGCGCCTATGAAAGAGGGTGGTCAATATCGCCTTAATGGTGTGATCCGTAAAGGTGAGCGTGAGCATCAGATGATTCGTGCCGACGTGTTTACCTCCGCAGATACCTGTGCAGCCGAAATGGTCCGCAAATCCAAAGTACTGATTGATCAGATGGGCGACCGTTTATTTAATTGA
- a CDS encoding YiiD C-terminal domain-containing protein, producing the protein MALDKDALTQHIRQQIPLADGMDFSISQLDEQGVTVHAPLSPNINVHGTGFAGSLYSLSALAAWAYTTHLVEQNGIDADIVMAQAEIRYRRPVVTDIECVCHCDAEVGTAFLQHLKQKGRARLSLVVEIGADDDVVFSATMVAIQRA; encoded by the coding sequence ATGGCTTTAGATAAGGATGCATTAACGCAACATATTCGACAACAGATCCCCTTGGCTGATGGAATGGATTTTTCAATTAGTCAGCTTGATGAGCAGGGGGTCACCGTGCACGCGCCACTGAGCCCGAATATCAATGTGCATGGCACGGGTTTTGCCGGGAGTTTGTATTCACTATCCGCCTTGGCGGCATGGGCTTACACGACACATTTGGTTGAGCAAAACGGAATTGATGCCGACATCGTAATGGCTCAGGCGGAGATTCGCTACCGCCGGCCGGTGGTGACTGATATCGAATGTGTCTGTCATTGTGATGCTGAAGTTGGTACCGCATTTCTTCAGCATTTAAAGCAAAAAGGGCGTGCTCGTTTGTCCTTGGTGGTTGAAATTGGCGCGGACGATGATGTGGTGTTTAGCGCCACGATGGTCGCGATTCAGCGGGCTTAG